Proteins encoded by one window of bacterium:
- a CDS encoding PTS system mannose/fructose/sorbose family transporter subunit IID, with product MKITTPEFDSKLWKRLHDGAVIAPVVTTNVRQLGIGWTNALLPIARRMFVNEPAKQAEFLRNQNGFYCGHPDLLPMAIGAVARAEVDTEQSGTAPGIVTSLRDWTSTSFQMIGWQLFRDGWKPITMLLGLIVGLFAYHQSNAVRAIAVLLFLALYNIPLWSFRLWSVKYGWEQGVLLPHAIEQWNLPRILFWIRSVGAFLIGATFVLTAREWGRIVYTIAAQGAEELAWISIATGFLLGYILLPRTTLYKLLLVFLLAVFGVALFL from the coding sequence ATGAAAATCACAACACCTGAATTCGACTCGAAACTTTGGAAACGGCTTCACGATGGAGCCGTAATTGCACCGGTTGTTACGACCAATGTGCGGCAACTTGGTATCGGATGGACCAATGCTTTGCTTCCCATAGCGCGCCGAATGTTTGTCAATGAGCCAGCTAAACAAGCGGAATTCCTGCGCAATCAAAACGGATTCTATTGTGGACACCCGGATTTGCTCCCAATGGCAATCGGCGCTGTTGCCCGCGCTGAAGTCGATACCGAACAATCAGGTACAGCGCCAGGAATCGTAACATCGTTACGCGATTGGACATCGACCTCATTTCAGATGATCGGGTGGCAGCTTTTCCGCGACGGTTGGAAACCGATTACTATGTTACTCGGTTTAATCGTCGGATTGTTTGCTTATCATCAATCGAATGCCGTTCGGGCAATCGCTGTATTGCTTTTTTTAGCATTGTACAACATCCCCCTCTGGTCATTTCGGTTGTGGTCGGTGAAATATGGTTGGGAACAAGGAGTTTTGCTCCCACATGCCATCGAGCAATGGAACCTCCCGCGTATCTTGTTTTGGATTCGTTCCGTTGGGGCGTTTCTCATCGGCGCAACATTTGTTTTGACAGCAAGGGAGTGGGGAAGAATCGTTTACACCATTGCGGCACAAGGGGCAGAAGAGCTTGCGTGGATTTCCATCGCGACTGGCTTTTTGCTTGGATACATCCTTTTGCCGCGGACAACGCTCTATAAATTACTGTTGGTATTCCTTCTGGCAGTCTTTGGTGTTGCCCTTTTCTTGTAA